Proteins from a single region of Stappia sp. ES.058:
- a CDS encoding carbonic anhydrase has product MLADLLERNIVWSQARSSEDPGYFLRLASQQTPEFFWIGCSDSRVPANVVAGLDPGEVFVHRNVANVVHSSDMNLLSALEFAVDALKVREIIVCGHYGCGGVKAATEDMPHGLADHWLEPIRRLARAYALDLAKCADVDERRDQLAELNVIEGVRRVAETPIVQKAWTRRTDLRVHGLIYGLKNGRLRNLDCSVGPGHFLKEAVK; this is encoded by the coding sequence ATGCTGGCTGATCTGCTGGAGCGAAACATCGTGTGGTCACAGGCCCGCAGCTCCGAGGACCCGGGGTATTTCTTGCGGCTTGCCTCGCAGCAAACGCCTGAATTCTTCTGGATCGGCTGCTCCGACAGCCGTGTACCGGCAAATGTCGTTGCCGGTCTCGATCCGGGCGAGGTCTTCGTCCATCGCAACGTGGCGAATGTGGTTCATTCCTCGGACATGAACCTCCTGTCGGCGCTCGAGTTCGCGGTCGATGCACTGAAGGTGCGCGAGATCATCGTCTGCGGTCACTACGGATGTGGCGGCGTGAAAGCCGCGACGGAAGACATGCCGCACGGATTGGCCGACCACTGGCTGGAGCCGATACGACGGCTTGCACGGGCCTATGCGCTGGATCTGGCCAAATGCGCGGACGTCGACGAACGGCGCGACCAGTTGGCGGAACTGAATGTGATCGAGGGCGTTCGCCGCGTCGCGGAAACGCCCATCGTTCAAAAGGCCTGGACCCGTCGCACGGATCTTCGCGTTCATGGCTTGATCTACGGGCTCAAGAATGGGCGATTGCGCAATCTCGATTGTTCGGTCGGACCCGGGCACTTCCTGAAGGAGGCGGTGAAATGA
- a CDS encoding hemerythrin domain-containing protein — MLERIATSEAPQGCAVTHVLGFLREELPLHLEDEEQDLFPLLRRRCDPSDEIGKAIDRLASDHRRCDVETPSIVAALARLEPGGEGLSPDERERVVAFVGHARSHLIFENAIILPFARLRLSENDLHTLTLRMRQRRGLSRPTETIHAG, encoded by the coding sequence ATGCTCGAAAGGATCGCCACCTCCGAAGCGCCGCAGGGCTGTGCGGTGACCCATGTTCTCGGGTTCTTGAGGGAAGAACTTCCTCTTCACCTGGAAGATGAGGAACAGGATCTGTTTCCTCTGCTCAGGCGTCGATGCGATCCTTCGGATGAGATCGGGAAGGCCATCGACCGCCTCGCAAGTGACCACCGGCGTTGCGATGTAGAGACGCCGTCCATCGTGGCAGCGCTCGCGCGGCTGGAGCCCGGCGGGGAAGGCCTGTCCCCGGACGAGCGCGAGCGTGTGGTCGCTTTCGTCGGTCATGCCAGAAGCCATCTGATCTTTGAGAACGCGATCATTCTGCCGTTCGCCAGGCTGCGCCTGAGCGAAAACGACCTGCACACCCTGACCCTGCGGATGAGACAGCGCCGTGGATTGAGCCGACCGACGGAGACGATACATGCTGGCTGA